The genomic interval TATTTACAGTATTTGATGGAGATATAAATGGCTCTGAGATCTTCTCCTTGCCAATGTCAGGAGGACTCGGGGGCGGTGTTGTAGGCTTAGAGTTTCCTTCCGGTTCCTATTGGTGGCCAACTCTTAAAGGCGCATTAAGGGTGGAAGTTCTTACGGGAACAATCGAGCTAGATTCATTTACTGTAACCACAAAGATAGGTAGTCAATATTACGAACAAACTTATGCGGTTCCTGAGCCTAGCTCCATTGCCTTGTTTCTGCTTGGAACCGGAGCTCTTCTTTTGAGAAGAAATAACTTCAATAAGCGAATTCAGCCTACAGGGCACTCCGCGCCCAAATGCTAATTCGAAGCGTTAAAAAAATATGAAC from Kiritimatiellaceae bacterium carries:
- a CDS encoding PEP-CTERM sorting domain-containing protein; the protein is MNITATVLVSLCTLLPLISNAGLILSPGDSFDFEFNSISSVESAPLFYPSASYSLKEESPNTLLFTVFDGDINGSEIFSLPMSGGLGGGVVGLEFPSGSYWWPTLKGALRVEVLTGTIELDSFTVTTKIGSQYYEQTYAVPEPSSIALFLLGTGALLLRRNNFNKRIQPTGHSAPKC